In Aedes albopictus strain Foshan chromosome 3, AalbF5, whole genome shotgun sequence, the following are encoded in one genomic region:
- the LOC109424032 gene encoding fatty-acid amide hydrolase 2-A isoform X2 gives MLSYVFAAVQLLLRIFSKGCRMIKREFHKRMSWAIRRLLRGAMHVFSWFVVPYTYLVSARIRSNRLPPIENPLLQIPAVTLAAKIRTGQIKSEDVVSAYIERCRQVNPILNAIVEERFEHALQEARQIDDEIAKKLRTEEQMMTETPILGVPVTIKESLAVKGMSNTGGRKLKKKRIAQQDSPVVEQIRKSGGVILLVSNTPELCLCWETYNKCTGLTKNPYNLKRTVGGSSGGEAALISSAASLIGVTTDIAGSSRLPAAFVGVFGHKPSPFSVSPYGHNPSCEDESWGNFFTPGAMCRYAEDLPLLLKAMSDPSGVPLSLETTVNLTEINYFYMENDGPTGLTEPIQPDIQAAIQNVVNHFNAEKVHLKRLIWALDISICKMLRMKNIETIYTQQHDGQPNTTAGKELLKYFCGCSDSDLPSVVIGPMQHIVQNYIPSSRLAFLDEQTELLRKDFLDLLGKNGVFIYPVFPNTAHRHFAIFHKLVDTSYMMVFNTLGFPAASCMVGLDREKLPIGVQIVASPGQDHLIFAVAQELERKYGGWVPPPSHG, from the exons AAGAATGAGCTGGGCCATACGACGACTACTTCGAGGGGCGATGCACGTGTTCAGCTGGTTCGTGGTGCCGTACACATATCTGGTTAGTGCACGGATACGGTCCAATCGGTTACCTCCGATCGAGAACCCACTTCTACAAATCCCAGCCGTAACGCTGGCCGCCAAGATCCGAACGGGACAGATCAAGAGCGAAGATGTAGTCAGTGCCTACATCGAACGCTGTCGACAGGTGAATCCAATTTTGAACGCTATCGTTGAGGAACGATTCGAGCACGCTCTTCAGGAAGCCCGGCAAATTGACGATGAAATCGCCAAGAAATTACGAACTGAAGAGCAAATGATGACTGAAACTCCCATTCTGGGAGTTCCCGTGACCATCAAAGAGAGCTTAGCTGTGAAAGGTATGAGTAATACGGGCGGGAGGAAACTGAAGAAGAAACGAATCGCTCAGCAAGACTCGCCAGTGGTAGAGCAAATCAGGAAAAGCGGAGGAGTTATTCTTCTGGTCAGCAATACTCCAGAGCTTTGCCTATGTTGGGAAACTTACAACAAATGTACAGGTCTTACTAAGAATCCCTACAACCTTAAGCGTACTGTAGGAGGATCATCCGGAGGTGAAGCAGCTCTGATAAGCTCAGCCGCATCTCTCATAGGCGTAACTACAGATATTGCCGGCTCGTCGAGGCTTCCTGCCGCCTTCGTCGGTGTATTCGGCCACAAACCTTCCCCATTTAGTGTGTCCCCCTACGGCCACAACCCCTCATGCGAAGACGAATCCTGGGGCAACTTCTTCACCCCTGGAGCAATGTGCCGATACGCCGAAGATCTGCCCCTACTACTCAAAGCCATGAGTGATCCCTCGGGAGTTCCCCTATCCCTGGAAACTACGGTGAACCTCACCGAGATAAACTATTTCTACATGGAGAACGACGGCCCCACGGGCCTGACAGAACCCATCCAACCGGACATCCAGGCCGCCATCCAGAACGTCGTGAACCACTTCAACGCCGAGAAAGTCCACCTGAAACGCCTGATCTGGGCCCTAGACATTTCTATCTGCAAAATGCTCCGGATGAAGAACATCGAGACCATCTACACGCAACAGCATGACGGCCAGCCGAACACCACCGCcggcaaggaactcctgaagtactTCTGCGGCTGTTCCGACTCTGATCTCCCGTCCGTAGTCATCGGCCCCATGCAGCACATAGTCCAGAACTACATTCCCAGCTCGAGGTTGGCCTTCCTGGATGAACAGaccgaactgctgcggaaggACTTCCTGGACCTTCTGGGCAAGAACGGCGTCTTCATCTACCCAGTGTTCCCCAATACGGCACATCGACACTTTGCGATCTTCCACAAGCTGGTCGATACGAGCTACATGATGGTGTTCAACACGCTGGGTTTCCCGGCCGCTTCCTGTATGGTGGGACTTGATCGCGAAAAGCTACCCATTGGAGTACAG ATCGTTGCCAGTCCCGGTCAGGATCATTTAATTTTCGCAGTGGCACAAGAATTGGAACGGAAGTACGGTGGCTGGGTGCCTCCGCCATCGCATGGGTAA
- the LOC109424032 gene encoding fatty-acid amide hydrolase 2-A isoform X3, producing the protein MSWAIRRLLRGAMHVFSWFVVPYTYLVSARIRSNRLPPIENPLLQIPAVTLAAKIRTGQIKSEDVVSAYIERCRQVNPILNAIVEERFEHALQEARQIDDEIAKKLRTEEQMMTETPILGVPVTIKESLAVKGMSNTGGRKLKKKRIAQQDSPVVEQIRKSGGVILLVSNTPELCLCWETYNKCTGLTKNPYNLKRTVGGSSGGEAALISSAASLIGVTTDIAGSSRLPAAFVGVFGHKPSPFSVSPYGHNPSCEDESWGNFFTPGAMCRYAEDLPLLLKAMSDPSGVPLSLETTVNLTEINYFYMENDGPTGLTEPIQPDIQAAIQNVVNHFNAEKVHLKRLIWALDISICKMLRMKNIETIYTQQHDGQPNTTAGKELLKYFCGCSDSDLPSVVIGPMQHIVQNYIPSSRLAFLDEQTELLRKDFLDLLGKNGVFIYPVFPNTAHRHFAIFHKLVDTSYMMVFNTLGFPAASCMVGLDREKLPIGVQIVASPGQDHLIFAVAQELERKYGGWVPPPSHG; encoded by the exons ATGAGCTGGGCCATACGACGACTACTTCGAGGGGCGATGCACGTGTTCAGCTGGTTCGTGGTGCCGTACACATATCTGGTTAGTGCACGGATACGGTCCAATCGGTTACCTCCGATCGAGAACCCACTTCTACAAATCCCAGCCGTAACGCTGGCCGCCAAGATCCGAACGGGACAGATCAAGAGCGAAGATGTAGTCAGTGCCTACATCGAACGCTGTCGACAGGTGAATCCAATTTTGAACGCTATCGTTGAGGAACGATTCGAGCACGCTCTTCAGGAAGCCCGGCAAATTGACGATGAAATCGCCAAGAAATTACGAACTGAAGAGCAAATGATGACTGAAACTCCCATTCTGGGAGTTCCCGTGACCATCAAAGAGAGCTTAGCTGTGAAAGGTATGAGTAATACGGGCGGGAGGAAACTGAAGAAGAAACGAATCGCTCAGCAAGACTCGCCAGTGGTAGAGCAAATCAGGAAAAGCGGAGGAGTTATTCTTCTGGTCAGCAATACTCCAGAGCTTTGCCTATGTTGGGAAACTTACAACAAATGTACAGGTCTTACTAAGAATCCCTACAACCTTAAGCGTACTGTAGGAGGATCATCCGGAGGTGAAGCAGCTCTGATAAGCTCAGCCGCATCTCTCATAGGCGTAACTACAGATATTGCCGGCTCGTCGAGGCTTCCTGCCGCCTTCGTCGGTGTATTCGGCCACAAACCTTCCCCATTTAGTGTGTCCCCCTACGGCCACAACCCCTCATGCGAAGACGAATCCTGGGGCAACTTCTTCACCCCTGGAGCAATGTGCCGATACGCCGAAGATCTGCCCCTACTACTCAAAGCCATGAGTGATCCCTCGGGAGTTCCCCTATCCCTGGAAACTACGGTGAACCTCACCGAGATAAACTATTTCTACATGGAGAACGACGGCCCCACGGGCCTGACAGAACCCATCCAACCGGACATCCAGGCCGCCATCCAGAACGTCGTGAACCACTTCAACGCCGAGAAAGTCCACCTGAAACGCCTGATCTGGGCCCTAGACATTTCTATCTGCAAAATGCTCCGGATGAAGAACATCGAGACCATCTACACGCAACAGCATGACGGCCAGCCGAACACCACCGCcggcaaggaactcctgaagtactTCTGCGGCTGTTCCGACTCTGATCTCCCGTCCGTAGTCATCGGCCCCATGCAGCACATAGTCCAGAACTACATTCCCAGCTCGAGGTTGGCCTTCCTGGATGAACAGaccgaactgctgcggaaggACTTCCTGGACCTTCTGGGCAAGAACGGCGTCTTCATCTACCCAGTGTTCCCCAATACGGCACATCGACACTTTGCGATCTTCCACAAGCTGGTCGATACGAGCTACATGATGGTGTTCAACACGCTGGGTTTCCCGGCCGCTTCCTGTATGGTGGGACTTGATCGCGAAAAGCTACCCATTGGAGTACAG ATCGTTGCCAGTCCCGGTCAGGATCATTTAATTTTCGCAGTGGCACAAGAATTGGAACGGAAGTACGGTGGCTGGGTGCCTCCGCCATCGCATGGGTAA
- the LOC109424032 gene encoding fatty-acid amide hydrolase 2-A isoform X1: MGFFSHSICKSTSTYNQLSLSVENLIRRLYVIVIKIGIVKRMSWAIRRLLRGAMHVFSWFVVPYTYLVSARIRSNRLPPIENPLLQIPAVTLAAKIRTGQIKSEDVVSAYIERCRQVNPILNAIVEERFEHALQEARQIDDEIAKKLRTEEQMMTETPILGVPVTIKESLAVKGMSNTGGRKLKKKRIAQQDSPVVEQIRKSGGVILLVSNTPELCLCWETYNKCTGLTKNPYNLKRTVGGSSGGEAALISSAASLIGVTTDIAGSSRLPAAFVGVFGHKPSPFSVSPYGHNPSCEDESWGNFFTPGAMCRYAEDLPLLLKAMSDPSGVPLSLETTVNLTEINYFYMENDGPTGLTEPIQPDIQAAIQNVVNHFNAEKVHLKRLIWALDISICKMLRMKNIETIYTQQHDGQPNTTAGKELLKYFCGCSDSDLPSVVIGPMQHIVQNYIPSSRLAFLDEQTELLRKDFLDLLGKNGVFIYPVFPNTAHRHFAIFHKLVDTSYMMVFNTLGFPAASCMVGLDREKLPIGVQIVASPGQDHLIFAVAQELERKYGGWVPPPSHG, from the exons ATGGGATTTTTTagtcattcaatttgtaaaagcacTTCGACTTACAACCAGTTGAGTCTTTCCGTGGAGAATCTGATAAGAAGGTTGTACGTAATTGTTATCAAAATTGGGATTGTTAA AAGAATGAGCTGGGCCATACGACGACTACTTCGAGGGGCGATGCACGTGTTCAGCTGGTTCGTGGTGCCGTACACATATCTGGTTAGTGCACGGATACGGTCCAATCGGTTACCTCCGATCGAGAACCCACTTCTACAAATCCCAGCCGTAACGCTGGCCGCCAAGATCCGAACGGGACAGATCAAGAGCGAAGATGTAGTCAGTGCCTACATCGAACGCTGTCGACAGGTGAATCCAATTTTGAACGCTATCGTTGAGGAACGATTCGAGCACGCTCTTCAGGAAGCCCGGCAAATTGACGATGAAATCGCCAAGAAATTACGAACTGAAGAGCAAATGATGACTGAAACTCCCATTCTGGGAGTTCCCGTGACCATCAAAGAGAGCTTAGCTGTGAAAGGTATGAGTAATACGGGCGGGAGGAAACTGAAGAAGAAACGAATCGCTCAGCAAGACTCGCCAGTGGTAGAGCAAATCAGGAAAAGCGGAGGAGTTATTCTTCTGGTCAGCAATACTCCAGAGCTTTGCCTATGTTGGGAAACTTACAACAAATGTACAGGTCTTACTAAGAATCCCTACAACCTTAAGCGTACTGTAGGAGGATCATCCGGAGGTGAAGCAGCTCTGATAAGCTCAGCCGCATCTCTCATAGGCGTAACTACAGATATTGCCGGCTCGTCGAGGCTTCCTGCCGCCTTCGTCGGTGTATTCGGCCACAAACCTTCCCCATTTAGTGTGTCCCCCTACGGCCACAACCCCTCATGCGAAGACGAATCCTGGGGCAACTTCTTCACCCCTGGAGCAATGTGCCGATACGCCGAAGATCTGCCCCTACTACTCAAAGCCATGAGTGATCCCTCGGGAGTTCCCCTATCCCTGGAAACTACGGTGAACCTCACCGAGATAAACTATTTCTACATGGAGAACGACGGCCCCACGGGCCTGACAGAACCCATCCAACCGGACATCCAGGCCGCCATCCAGAACGTCGTGAACCACTTCAACGCCGAGAAAGTCCACCTGAAACGCCTGATCTGGGCCCTAGACATTTCTATCTGCAAAATGCTCCGGATGAAGAACATCGAGACCATCTACACGCAACAGCATGACGGCCAGCCGAACACCACCGCcggcaaggaactcctgaagtactTCTGCGGCTGTTCCGACTCTGATCTCCCGTCCGTAGTCATCGGCCCCATGCAGCACATAGTCCAGAACTACATTCCCAGCTCGAGGTTGGCCTTCCTGGATGAACAGaccgaactgctgcggaaggACTTCCTGGACCTTCTGGGCAAGAACGGCGTCTTCATCTACCCAGTGTTCCCCAATACGGCACATCGACACTTTGCGATCTTCCACAAGCTGGTCGATACGAGCTACATGATGGTGTTCAACACGCTGGGTTTCCCGGCCGCTTCCTGTATGGTGGGACTTGATCGCGAAAAGCTACCCATTGGAGTACAG ATCGTTGCCAGTCCCGGTCAGGATCATTTAATTTTCGCAGTGGCACAAGAATTGGAACGGAAGTACGGTGGCTGGGTGCCTCCGCCATCGCATGGGTAA